From Aspergillus luchuensis IFO 4308 DNA, chromosome 2, nearly complete sequence:
GGCCAAACGTTGAGTACTATGGCTACGAAGTACTCCTCTCACTCCCTTTCTTGAATAACCTCCCGGCCGGATTATGTTCCGAAGGGATGCAAAACATACTTGACTAAAAAGAGCTTGATGgcaagaggaaaaaagaaagttcATGTGCTCAAAGTAGGTTTAATTTACAGAAGTTACTCCAGGACTTGAACAGCGGAGGATATCACATTAAGTCCATCCCATTGTCTATAAGCCCCGACTCTCCCTGATCGTTGTCGGTGAAACAACAGATACCTAGTGAGCAGCGtgggcctcctcctccggttCCTCCTCGAACCAGCTCTCCTCAACGGGAGCGGCCTCACCAGCGGCGGCCTGGCCCtcaacctcgacctcctGGCTCTCGTAGGACTTCAGCTCATTGGCGAGGTTGGCCTCCTCGGGGGACTGGGGAGCGGCGGGAGGAGCGAACTTCTGGACGTGAGCGTCGGCGTCACCGGCCTTGACGGGAGTGGGCTTGTAGGCACGGAGTTCACGGAGGTAGAGCTCCTGGACAGGGTCGGCTGCAAGACGTTAGAAACCGTAGATGCCTCATATGCACGGCTAATTTGCCCAA
This genomic window contains:
- a CDS encoding ATP synthase subunit H (COG:C;~EggNog:ENOG410PQN5;~InterPro:IPR019711;~PFAM:PF10775;~go_component: GO:0000276 - mitochondrial proton-transporting ATP synthase complex, coupling factor F(o) [Evidence IEA];~go_process: GO:0015986 - ATP synthesis coupled proton transport [Evidence IEA]), whose protein sequence is MMSQTLRASRSLFSRVSRQQVSVSRRTFLTSAVRQADPVQELYLRELRAYKPTPVKAGDADAHVQKFAPPAAPQSPEEANLANELKSYESQEVEVEGQAAAGEAAPVEESWFEEEPEEEAHAAH